One genomic region from Evansella sp. LMS18 encodes:
- a CDS encoding TIR domain-containing protein has translation MIETNKKPKVFIGSSRESIAYVDAIHGRLRYVAEVTPWHTAFREAHAYNMEELERALHNVDFAVFVFSPDDVVKIRGQIFYTARDNTLFELGLFWGKLERRRVFYLIPDKLPEQTNGEPSVGLRLASDLDGIAPLTYEVREDKNYDAAVSFSCSKIIRRIQELGPFDHPAKIIEQLEKKNTDKAHALQFLVPFSKALMEKEADKYEVLYESLRSAYTPPARFKVSGGAVFKATDKGLSHAAGNENRETFIPYDIKGGKPGEKLVADCFLNSEERALLINDLLVKTYLICYPF, from the coding sequence ATGATCGAAACGAATAAGAAGCCTAAAGTTTTTATTGGTTCTTCCCGGGAGTCGATTGCGTATGTTGATGCGATCCACGGCCGTTTGAGATATGTAGCTGAAGTTACTCCGTGGCATACCGCTTTCCGGGAAGCCCATGCTTATAATATGGAGGAGCTGGAAAGAGCCCTCCATAATGTTGATTTTGCTGTGTTTGTCTTTTCGCCTGACGATGTGGTGAAAATCCGCGGCCAGATTTTTTACACAGCGAGGGATAATACCTTATTTGAGCTCGGCCTGTTCTGGGGCAAACTGGAGAGAAGGAGGGTATTTTACTTGATTCCTGATAAGCTGCCGGAACAAACCAACGGTGAACCGTCGGTGGGGCTGCGCCTCGCATCGGATTTAGACGGTATCGCTCCTCTGACCTATGAGGTGAGGGAGGATAAAAATTACGATGCGGCGGTAAGCTTTTCCTGCAGTAAAATCATCAGAAGAATTCAGGAATTGGGACCGTTTGATCATCCCGCAAAAATAATAGAGCAGCTTGAGAAGAAAAACACAGACAAGGCACATGCACTTCAGTTTTTAGTCCCATTCTCAAAAGCGTTAATGGAGAAAGAAGCCGATAAATATGAAGTGCTGTATGAAAGCCTGAGGAGCGCCTATACTCCGCCGGCGAGGTTCAAAGTGAGCGGCGGGGCAGTCTTCAAAGCCACAGATAAAGGGCTCTCCCATGCCGCCGGCAATGAGAACAGAGAAACATTTATTCCTTATGATATAAAAGGAGGGAAACCGGGGGAAAAGCTGGTGGCGGACTGCTTTTTAAACAGCGAGGAACGGGCCTTGTTAATAAATGATCTGCTCGTAAAAACATATTTGATATGCTATCCGTTTTAA
- a CDS encoding nuclease-related domain-containing protein yields MIKKVLKPSLSLQQHEALLRNLHPHHFRRNLIEKNYRKLLSGFRGEKQLNYELTFLRNHKFAIYNDLRLPHQGNFFQIDCLLLSPTLILLLEAKNLSGRITINHHTNEMSRIVPATNEEEGYTDPTLQTARHRLQLYEWLIKNNLRTISIDSLVVFTNPNSNLSISNGHPSGKRIIKGPATAQSVSQLQKKHEKNGPVTTHELSNISSRLLADHTPKKEDILQRYNIRASEITTGIVCPCCSHRPMKRVRGKWKCTNTACLKTSNDAHLTALKDYALLFGPRITNTAARHYLNIESSSITQKLLAEMNLPSNGTTRNYSYELPIEK; encoded by the coding sequence TTGATCAAAAAAGTACTGAAACCTTCCTTATCGCTTCAGCAGCACGAAGCTTTATTAAGGAACCTGCACCCTCACCATTTTCGAAGAAATCTCATTGAAAAGAATTACCGGAAACTACTTTCCGGTTTCAGAGGGGAGAAGCAGCTTAATTATGAACTGACCTTTCTGAGAAATCACAAATTCGCTATTTATAATGATCTCCGCCTCCCGCATCAGGGTAATTTTTTTCAAATCGACTGCCTCTTGCTTTCCCCGACTCTTATCCTTCTCCTTGAAGCAAAAAATCTTTCCGGCCGTATCACAATTAACCATCATACAAACGAGATGTCTCGCATTGTACCTGCAACAAACGAAGAAGAAGGTTATACTGATCCAACTCTTCAGACAGCCAGGCACAGGCTCCAACTATATGAATGGCTAATAAAAAATAACCTCCGCACTATTTCTATCGATTCCCTCGTGGTTTTTACTAATCCAAACTCAAACCTGTCTATTTCCAACGGGCACCCTTCCGGGAAAAGAATAATAAAGGGCCCAGCTACGGCACAGTCGGTTAGTCAACTACAAAAAAAGCATGAAAAAAACGGGCCTGTAACTACACATGAGCTTAGCAACATTAGCAGTCGGCTTCTGGCAGATCATACTCCTAAAAAGGAAGACATTCTGCAGAGATATAATATACGAGCAAGTGAAATCACAACTGGGATAGTTTGCCCCTGTTGCAGCCACCGTCCGATGAAAAGAGTGCGGGGAAAGTGGAAGTGTACGAATACCGCATGCTTAAAAACAAGCAATGATGCTCATTTAACAGCACTGAAGGATTACGCCCTCCTGTTCGGTCCCCGAATAACAAACACGGCAGCGAGACATTACCTTAATATCGAATCCTCCTCAATTACCCAAAAGCTGCTTGCTGAAATGAACCTACCTAGTAATGGTACTACAAGAAACTATTCCTACGAGCTCCCAATAGAAAAATGA
- a CDS encoding LCP family protein produces the protein MKKALLIIGIVLTLFIGAAGGYAVYLYNNAVSTVDEGMHAPTEREHSEKREEEVNIETREPLSFLLLGLDEDDFSGRSDTIMVVTVNPNDNSMKMTSVPRDTRLEIPGRGSEDKVNHAHAYGGPQLVMETVEDFLDVPIDYYVAVNMSGFRDIVNSVGGVTVENTLAFEKDGHEYPEGEITMNGEEALQYVRMRKEDPDGDLGRNARQRKVLDAIIDEAASFSSVTRAEHILQALGDNIRTDMTFDEMWEIYEKYGDARHNTESVEIDGSGTLIDEVWYYLVEDEERQRVSEDLRTHLELGEDHDVTVRDDSADDDDEVQQDDDPVRDDDEVEEAADYEE, from the coding sequence ATGAAAAAAGCACTTTTAATTATTGGAATCGTTCTGACCCTGTTTATCGGTGCTGCCGGCGGTTACGCCGTTTATCTATATAATAACGCTGTAAGCACTGTGGACGAGGGCATGCACGCCCCAACCGAACGGGAGCATTCCGAGAAACGGGAAGAAGAAGTGAATATCGAAACGAGGGAGCCCCTGTCGTTTTTGCTGCTCGGCCTCGATGAAGATGATTTCAGCGGCAGATCTGACACCATCATGGTAGTGACTGTTAACCCGAATGACAATTCCATGAAGATGACAAGCGTCCCCCGGGATACAAGGCTGGAAATCCCCGGCCGTGGCTCTGAGGATAAGGTCAACCATGCCCATGCATACGGTGGCCCGCAGTTGGTCATGGAAACCGTGGAGGATTTCCTCGATGTGCCAATCGACTATTACGTAGCCGTAAACATGAGTGGCTTCCGGGATATTGTTAATTCTGTCGGCGGAGTAACCGTGGAGAACACCCTCGCCTTTGAAAAGGATGGGCACGAGTACCCTGAAGGGGAAATTACAATGAACGGTGAAGAAGCACTCCAATATGTGCGGATGCGTAAGGAAGATCCGGACGGTGACCTTGGCAGGAACGCCCGGCAAAGGAAGGTTCTCGATGCGATTATTGACGAGGCGGCCAGCTTTTCATCTGTAACACGGGCCGAGCATATACTCCAGGCTCTCGGTGACAACATCAGGACAGACATGACCTTTGATGAGATGTGGGAAATATATGAGAAATACGGCGATGCCAGGCACAACACAGAGTCAGTGGAGATTGATGGCAGTGGAACTTTAATTGATGAAGTCTGGTACTATCTCGTGGAAGACGAGGAACGGCAGCGTGTGTCCGAAGACCTCCGCACCCATCTGGAACTTGGAGAAGACCATGACGTTACAGTGAGAGATGATAGTGCAGATGATGATGATGAAGTCCAGCAGGATGACGATCCAGTCAGAGATGATGATGAAGTAGAAGAAGCAGCGGATTATGAGGAATAA
- a CDS encoding SDR family NAD(P)-dependent oxidoreductase, producing the protein MEDSYLNLKGKVAIITGGSSGIGRGTALKLAEQGVRLGLIDIKDDRGEEVVQQIEEKGSEAVLAEADISKPDEMERAIKEIADQFGGKIDIVFANAGMNGVLAPIEDMEPEDWHNTISTNLNGTFYTVKYAIPYMKKGGGSIIITSSVNGSRIYNNFGFSAYSSSKGGINAFAKMAALELANYAIRVNTICPGAVKTKIGEEGTERSEAVEKIEIPVEYPEGNQPLDHRPGQPEEVANLVLFLSSEASHHITGTEIFIDGAESLL; encoded by the coding sequence ATGGAAGACAGCTACTTAAATTTAAAAGGAAAGGTCGCGATTATTACGGGAGGCAGCTCCGGAATCGGGAGGGGGACCGCTCTTAAACTGGCGGAGCAAGGTGTTCGTCTCGGCCTTATTGACATTAAGGATGACAGGGGAGAGGAAGTGGTTCAGCAGATTGAGGAAAAAGGCAGCGAAGCGGTGCTGGCCGAAGCGGACATCTCCAAGCCCGATGAAATGGAACGGGCGATTAAAGAAATAGCCGATCAGTTTGGCGGGAAAATTGACATTGTTTTTGCCAATGCCGGCATGAACGGGGTGCTTGCGCCCATTGAGGACATGGAGCCGGAGGACTGGCACAACACCATCAGCACCAACCTTAACGGGACTTTTTATACGGTGAAATATGCAATTCCTTATATGAAAAAAGGCGGCGGGAGCATCATTATTACCAGCTCGGTGAACGGAAGCCGTATATATAACAACTTCGGGTTCTCTGCTTACAGTTCATCGAAGGGTGGAATTAACGCTTTTGCAAAAATGGCTGCTCTGGAGCTGGCCAATTATGCCATCCGGGTGAACACCATATGCCCTGGAGCGGTAAAAACTAAAATTGGCGAGGAAGGGACGGAAAGATCGGAAGCGGTGGAAAAAATAGAAATACCCGTGGAATATCCGGAAGGAAACCAGCCTCTCGATCACCGGCCGGGCCAGCCAGAGGAAGTCGCCAACCTCGTACTGTTTTTATCATCGGAAGCTTCCCATCATATCACAGGAACAGAAATTTTCATCGATGGAGCAGAATCACTTCTATAA